The Gopherus flavomarginatus isolate rGopFla2 chromosome 18, rGopFla2.mat.asm, whole genome shotgun sequence genome segment gaggtgtcgatagaggagggtttggaacaaattgataaattaccATCTCCTCCTGAGAATTTACTATTGTTTAGTcaaccaagagttctgaaggaattcaaatatgaaattgcagcaaTACTGTGTTTATATAACCTGTCGCTTAAATCAGCCTACCAGATGACGGGAGGATAGCCAGTGTAatcctacttttttttaaaaaaagctccagaggtgatcctggcaattgtaGGCTGGTAAGCCCGACTTCAGTACCAGAcacattggttgaaactatagtaaagaacagaattatcagactcaGAGACTGGGAAGTGTCAGCAcagcttttataaagggaaatcatgcctcaccaaattattagaattctttgagggaatcAACAGACGTGCACATGGCTGATCCAGTGGATATTGTGTACTTTggacttttagaaagcctttgccaaggtccctcagcaaaggctcttaagcaaaataagcagttctGGGACAGGTGAGAAGGTCCTCTtacggatcagtaactggttaaaagataggaaacaaagggtaggaataaatggtcagttttcacagtggagggaggtaaatagcagctctgtactgggaccagtgctgttcaacatattcatacattatctggaaaaaggggtaagcagtgaCATTTTAAAGATTCCAGATgctacaaaattgctcaagatagttaagtccaaagctgactgcgaagagttacaaagggagctCACAAAAtgaggtgactgggcaacaaaatggcagatggaaattcagtgttgataaatgcaaagtaatacacattgtaACACTTAATCGTGACAATATATACAAAGTGGTAGGATCtcaattagctattaccactcaagaaagagatcttggaatcaccatggatagttctctgaaaacatccgctcagtgtatagcagcagtcaaaaaagctgacAATGTTATAAATTAGAGGTCCCAAACACGCGACCCACAGGCTATATGCAGCCTGCAAGGTTATTTTCTGCGGCCCGTGAGCTCCTCGtggctcccccaccctcccccagcgtTTACCTAGAGCAGCTCCGGCCTGGCGcgcaccaggggcagggcaggctccctgcctgccctgctcccgCTCCACGCCAGGAAACAGAAggaacctgggggaggagaggcgcagggggtgtatgtgtgttgatgttgcttcaaGCACCGtccccagcagctcctattggccgcggttccccattcccagtgcGTGCCAGGCCAGAGCCCACTCCCTGATCCCATCCTGCAgtcgaaccccctgccctgagccccttgctgcaccctgaaccccaacccctgccacacccctcctgcaccccaacccactgcaccCTGACTCCCTACCATACCCTGcactctgagctccctgctgcaccccgcacccctcctgtaccccaacccccttccctgagctcctgccgcaccctgcacctGACCCCCTGCCGCACACCacaccgctcctgcaccccaacccacttccctgagccccctgctgcaccccctcctgcacctcgatcccctgccctgaccccctgccacacccctgacccctcctgcagcccacaccccaactccctgccctgcgcaccctgctgcaccccacacctcgACCCCCTACCATACCCTGcactcagccccctgctgcaccccgcacccctcctgtaccccaacccccttccctgagctcctGCCGCACCCTGCCCCGACCCCcttccctgaccccctgccacactcctgacccctcctgcaacccacaccccaactccctgccctgagcccccgctgcaccccacacctcgACCCCCTACCATACCCTGcactctgagccccctgctgcaccctgcacccctcctgtatcccaacccccttccctgagcttctgccgcaccctgcacccgaccccctgccctgaaccccctgccgcaCACCacaccgctcctgcaccccaacccacttccctgagccccctgctgcaccctctcctgcaccttgatcccctgccctgaccccctgccacactcctgacccctcctgcagcccacaccccaactccctgccctgagcccctgctccaccccacacctctcctgcaccccttgggggcagggagggggcagatttcgggtggggatttcggggaaggggttggaatggggcagggaagaggtggggcaggggcgggatCTCATGGAAGGGGTGTAGTGGGTGCGGGGCCAAGGACGGCGTGGGggaggtgtcagtgatgcggcccttggGTCGATGTACTAgttctcatgtggccctcatggtcatcTGAGTTTGAGACCCTTTTATAAATCGTTAGGAAAGGATTGGTAATAAGACAGACAATATCATAatgccgctgtataaatccatggtatgcccacaccctgaatactgcgtgcagttctgactgccccatctcaaaaaagatattttagaatgggtacagagaagggtaacaacaGTGATTAGATGTAAGTAACAGCTTCCATATCaggggagatttaaaaaaaactgggaatATTCATCTTAGAAACGAAGCAATTAAGGGGAGATGCAATagaagtctgtaaaatcatgaatggtgtgaagaaagtgaatgggccagtgttatttaccccttcgcatagcacaagaactaggcatcatccaatgaaattaataggcagcaggtttaaaacagacgtagggaagtatttcttcatgcagtgcacagtcagcctctggaactcattgccaggggatgttatgaaggccaaaagtataactgggttcaaaaataaATTAGAGAAGCTTAatggcccatcaatggctattagccaacatgggcagggatgcaaccccatgctcagagtgtccctaaacctctgattgccataAACTGAGAGTGGATGAtaggggatagatcactcaagaattgtcctgttctgttcatttcctctggggcacctggcattggccactgttggagggcaggatagtgggctagatggacctttggtcggacccagcatggccattcttatggttgAACAGGCACAACTCTGCATGGAGACAGCCCTTGTTGTCTGTCCTTGTGCCGCTGAGGAGGCCGCAGAGGCGATGGTTGGGGCAGGGGTGACGCAGGTCCATACTGTCATGCTTGGTGTCATGTGAACTGAGCCTGGCCCTGAAATGCTTTAGCAGGATCCTTTCCTGCTCTTGCAAGACCTTTCCAGGGGTGTGGGTGCCCCCAGATAGAGGGATGCAGGCCTCCCCAAGCTCCTgagccagtgggtgcaggaggagtggcgTTGGATCATGCCCTGCACAGGGCATTGGGTATCTTTTGCCTGTCACTCAGTATGAGCGAGCTGTGAACGTCTTGGCCTCTGCTGGTCAGAACCAGCTCCTCCGCACTGGCCAGGTGTGGTCATGGCAGGACCTTGGGGCTCCTCTCTGGGAGGCAGAGTCTTGCCCCCCCacaccttttccccctcccctccctcttcgAATGCAGAAGGTCACTCTGCCTCTGGCAGCCTTGGGCGTGGGTCGTGCAGGCTCCCTGCCAGGGAATGATGTGGTGCCTTGGGCAGCAGGCTCAGCCATCTGGCAGGGAGTTATCATGCTGGGCGAGCTCATTGGGTCTTGCCTGGTCCATGCAACAGGACAGCTCCTTGCTGCCTGCCTTCCCCCCCGCCCAGAGAGTCGCTGAGGCCGATGGGTCCTACCAGAGTGAGCGTGGACACAGACTGCCCCCACAGCTGAGGCCTCCAGTTATCCAGGACAGAGTGCTAATCCCTGGCGCAGTCACCCTGTCCTGAGAACCCTGTCCTCTCCTGGATACTTCCTCTAGGGGACCATGGGGTGGGGACACCCACacacatggggtggggggcaggggaacccaggAGCCCCTGGGAAGGGGGAGCATTATGTGGATGTGAGCCACATGTCATCCTGACCAtgccctgcatcccctcctgtcCCGCTCCTTGGTCTCCACTCCCATCCCTGTCTCTGTGCTCGCCCACCTAGGTTTGGTTTTCACCCTCCTGCGCCTGGAACGGTTGTGCCCGTGTCTGAGCTACTCCACTCGCCCAAGGTGATGGCAGGACATCATGTGTGGGAATGGCATAGACACGGGTAAGGGCAGATTTGAGATGAGGGAAAGGGCCATGCCCTgtactctcccctccctccatcattcACTATgcacttccctcccctccacgTGTCCGACTGGTGCAGGTGCTGCCCTTGTTCCCTCTCTGCTTCTGGTGAGCTGATTAGCATGGTAACTGCTGCAGGTGAGCAATGGAAAAGCCCTTTCTCACTGGGATAGGTGCCTGGAgactgggcagggagctgggcagagggggaggcaggCCTGGGCGGGTAGTGCTAGGGCAGTGGGTAATGGGCCTTGCCAGGGTGAAGGTGGCAGTGCCAGGCTCTTAACTCTCCATACTGCTCTCTTGCAGAGGATCCTGCCTGGAACGGGGGCTGGCACCCACAGTCATGGAGGATGATCCGGCTTCTCCTGCCAGCAAGGCCCCATCTCCGCTGAGCTGTATCCGGATGGTCCAGGCGGGCTGGTCGGAGAAGGAGGATGGGGCCTGGGAGCAGAGCGGAAGTGTGCAGGATCCAGCGATGGTGGGGAGCTCTCCAGGGCGACCCAGGAGTTCTCCCCTTTGCCCACCCAGCCGGTGCCAAGGGAGGCATAGCCCTGCCACCCCTCAGGACACTGATGTGACAGACCAGAACCAGAacgggggagaagaggaggtggTGTCCCCTCTATGCCGGGAGCTCCTCCAGTCCCCGGTTCCAGGGGAGCCACAGCCCCGCAGGCCGTTCCGGCGGAAGCACCGGCTGTACATGAAGCTGTCCCCTGGCCAGGTCACTGTGTCCCCAAGCCAGGACAGGGGgcagccagccacttcccaggagccagGGCCCTCCCAGGGCAAAAGGCTGCGGCTGCTGCGAGGCCAAGCCAGCAACTTCCGGAGAAAGAAAAGACCCTTGGAGAATGGCCATGAGGCGAGGCCTGGCGACATGCGGCCATCCCTTCCACTCCGCCagtgcagtggggaggaggggcaggacccGGCaccagagggggaggaggaggagcagggcttGGCAttgaagagggaggaggaggtggggcagggcctggcattgaagcgggaggaggaggaggggcagggcctagcacaggaatggggggaggaggaagagaggttcggctcccccaggctggctgggcccGGCACTGCCCGCCCCAAGCCAGACTTTGTGCAGCTGATCGATGAGCACGGGATCTACTCTACAGCCAAGCTGGTGCTGGGCAGCACGGCGGGCGAGCTGGATGAGGGGGTGGTGCTGCCACCGCACCTGAGGCGGGCAGGCTCCCAGCTGGAGATCCGGGAAGTGATCGTGGACGACAAGCCCTTCGCGTGCAGCGTGTGCGAGAAGACCTTCAAGCGGGCCTGGGAGCTGTTCAGCCACGAGGTGGTGCACAacgaggagcggcccttccactGCGACCTCTGCGAGGCCTCCTTCAAGCGCCACTCGGACTTCAAGAGCCACCGGCTGGTGCACAccgaggagcggcccttccactGCGAGATGTGCGGCAAGAAGTTCAAACGCTCGTCCAACCTCCAGGAGCACCGGCGCATTCACACCGGCGAGCGCCCCTACCAGTGCGCCTGCTGTGACAAGAGCTTCAAGACGCCCTACGAGCTGCAGCGTCACATGCTCACCCACTGCACCGAGAAGCCCTTCAAATGCGGCGACTGCGGGAAGGACTTCCCCACCTCCAACTCACTGCTGCTGCATCAGCGCCAGCACTGCGACGACAAGCCCCACGTCTGCGGCGTCTGTGGCAAGAAGTTCACCTACGGCCACAGCCTCAAGGTGCACGAGCGGGTTCACACTGGTGACCGGCCCTTCGTCTGCCCCATCTGCGGCAAGGGCTTCAAGCAGTCCAACGCCCTCTCCTCGCACGAGCGGGTGCACACCGGCGAGCGCCCCTTCGTCTGCAAGACCTGCGGCAAGGCCTTCAAGCAGTCGTCCTACCTGGTGATCCACGAGCGCTCGCACACGGGCGAGCGGCCCTACAAGTGCGAGGTGTGCCAGAAGGCCTTCGCccggccctcgctgctgctgcagcaccacCGGGTACACAGTGAGGAGCGCCCCTACAAGTGCAGCTTCTGCGACAAGTTCTTCAAGGACCTGGCTTACCTGACGGTACACGAGAAGGTGCATACGGGCGAGACCCCCTACAAATGCAGTGTCTGCGACAAGGGCTTCGCCCATCCCTCCAacctgctgcagcaccagcgTGTGCACCGCGACGGCTGACCCAGTTCCTGCTCCAGCATGCCCCACCGGGGAGTGCGGCCCAGGCTGCATGCAGCTCCCAGTGGGTGCCACTCTGGCTGGGCCTTCATGGGAGACAGCTGCCAGCGGGCACTGAGCCGGCCAGGGGGCCCATGGAGGCTACATCTCCCAACATGCACTGCAGTCCCTCGTGCATCAGGGTGAAGCAGTACATGCTGGGATTTGCCTGTGCCTGTCATGGGGGCTGGGCTGCGGAGAGAGAAATCAGATCCGGAGAGCAGGGAAACCCCCCTGGGCACTACtcatctgctcagcagggcagtGCTAGATCCAGCTGTGGGGAGCTCCCCCTCTCTGCAAGGAGCTGCAGTTTGGTGAATGCTGAGCAGGGGGCTCCTCTGTGCTCCCCGGCTGGAAAGGGGTTTGTGAGCCCCACCTCTGTGCCATCGCCCCATGGCAGCCTCCTGACAGGGTCATCACACAGGCTGGGCACAGCCAGCATCCCTGTGACCCAGGGCTCCTCTTCTTGGATAGCATAGTCCCTGCCATGGGGTCACAAGCTAGCAACTCCCCGTGTAGCTGGAAGGGGCTCTCTGGTCTCCTGGGTGAGCCCCAAAGGGGATAGGAAAGCAGGTTCCTTTTCGGTCAGCGACAgggctcccagctccctccagctaGTGGAGCTTGTGCTCGCTCCCCCACTGCAATGGGGGCTGGGGAGTCAAGCCAGAACCGAACCCACAGAGCGAGGGCTGGGCCGCAGCCCCTCCTCGCATCTGGCACCCCCAGCCCGTGGGCACTGGGATGTGCATGTGACCGAGTCTCCCCCATCGCTccacagacagaaggggaggTAACGGGATCAGCTCAAACCTTTTTGCCCCCTCTTGGTGTCGCAATAAGAAAACAACTTATACTAGATCCAGATCGGGTTCTCTGAGCCTGCGCTGTGTGCGCACGTGCCAGAATGGCCTACAATGTGAATTACAGCCCAGAGCCACTTCGCTGCTAGCTGGTGCCAGGCGCACCCCCAGGTGCTGTCTGCTGTGCTGGGCTGGAGGGCTCCGTTGGGGATTGGAGAGTCAGTGCAGGGGAGTTCTCAGCTCTGAGTGGGGGTCAGGTCTGACACTTCTCCATACTTAGGTTAAATAGGTGTCTACAGAAAGTCTGGATAAAACCCCCCCAACTGCCAGGAACAGTGGGACAGGCAGCCTGCGTTTCCCTATCTCAGTAACAGTGGGAaccggggtggggggtgcagggcagcaggggCTCCTGTAAACATCATCCAGAAGCACCAGCACACAAAGCGAGGGGTGCACTCCAATTTCCTGTTTGAGACACAAGAAGCTACGAAGGGGGGGATTGAATGAGGCCCCTGTTGCCGGGCTGGTTCCTGGCCCCTCTGCCCTGGGAAGGCAGGGGTTAAAGATACCTGCTGTGCCAGACTGCAGAgatgtgcagctggtgggaagtTAGGGGGCCCTTCTAGCCGAACTGAGAACCTGGCACCTGGGTGACCCACGGGAGAGCTGAGAAGTGGCTGGTGCAGTGCCATATGTGCCCAGCATTGCACTGCCTTTTGTTACGGAGTGCCTAGGCCGCCTGTGGACAGTACCTGGCCCTGGGGAGGGCTTTCCTGCGGTAGCACCAGTCCGTGGAAGTATCACCCTGCTGGAGCTCCAGTAACAGGTGTTCCCATCTGCGCTGAGTTACACCAGGCATCGTGTCAGTCACCTTGGCCACTTCAAGTCCTGTCCTGGCAGGACCCAATTTGCTAGTGAGGACGAGGTTCAGTTGCAGCCATTGGGTGCTGCTGGCCCTTGAGTGTGGATCCAGAGCCAGCAGGCCTGGCTGTGTGTGGAGTAGATGGCAGGAGGTGTCCCCACTGCCGCCGTTGCTTTTGCAGGTGTGcttgctgcaatcacaccttcatGTGCCGGTCTACCCACTGTGTGGGGTGCTCCCAGGAGCCATGTGGGGCATGAGGATAAATGCCTACTACTGCTGCAGCTAAGGGACTGCCTCCTTCAGTTCCAGCTGTAGATGTCTGGGGTTGGTAGAGCAgggcctgggttcaaatcctgctagCGTTGAGGGAATGTAGATGGAGCTGTGGGGTCCGTGCCCTGTTCTCAGAGTTGAAATagaaatatggagatatacctatctcatagagctggaagggaccccaaagggtcattgagtccagcccgttgccttcactagcagggctaagtgctgattttgccccaggtccttaagtggccccctcaaggattgaactcacaaccctgggtttagcaggccaatgctgaaaccactgagcttaGGAGATGTGGAGCCAGTTCCTCAAATGGCCAGTCCTCCTGCAGGGACAGCATGGATCGGGCCCCCTTTCCTGCACCCATTTAACTTATGCCTACAGGGTGCTGGGCGGGGAGTCCCCTGGTTAATGCCCTAGTAGCCTTATCCCATCTGGGGCTGTAAGAGCTCCTGATCCGTCTGCCTCTCCAGGCCTTCTGAGGAGACCCTCAGGGAACCCAACTCAGGCCCTTTCCTGACCTTAGCTCCCCCAAGGCACACAgtgtgcccc includes the following:
- the LOC127036684 gene encoding zinc finger protein 852-like isoform X1; this encodes MAGHHVWEWHRHGGSCLERGLAPTVMEDDPASPASKAPSPLSCIRMVQAGWSEKEDGAWEQSGSVQDPAMVGSSPGRPRSSPLCPPSRCQGRHSPATPQDTDVTDQNQNGGEEEVVSPLCRELLQSPVPGEPQPRRPFRRKHRLYMKLSPGQVTVSPSQDRGQPATSQEPGPSQGKRLRLLRGQASNFRRKKRPLENGHEARPGDMRPSLPLRQCSGEEGQDPAPEGEEEEQGLALKREEEVGQGLALKREEEEGQGLAQEWGEEEERFGSPRLAGPGTARPKPDFVQLIDEHGIYSTAKLVLGSTAGELDEGVVLPPHLRRAGSQLEIREVIVDDKPFACSVCEKTFKRAWELFSHEVVHNEERPFHCDLCEASFKRHSDFKSHRLVHTEERPFHCEMCGKKFKRSSNLQEHRRIHTGERPYQCACCDKSFKTPYELQRHMLTHCTEKPFKCGDCGKDFPTSNSLLLHQRQHCDDKPHVCGVCGKKFTYGHSLKVHERVHTGDRPFVCPICGKGFKQSNALSSHERVHTGERPFVCKTCGKAFKQSSYLVIHERSHTGERPYKCEVCQKAFARPSLLLQHHRVHSEERPYKCSFCDKFFKDLAYLTVHEKVHTGETPYKCSVCDKGFAHPSNLLQHQRVHRDG
- the LOC127036684 gene encoding zinc finger protein ZFP2-like isoform X2 yields the protein MEDDPASPASKAPSPLSCIRMVQAGWSEKEDGAWEQSGSVQDPAMVGSSPGRPRSSPLCPPSRCQGRHSPATPQDTDVTDQNQNGGEEEVVSPLCRELLQSPVPGEPQPRRPFRRKHRLYMKLSPGQVTVSPSQDRGQPATSQEPGPSQGKRLRLLRGQASNFRRKKRPLENGHEARPGDMRPSLPLRQCSGEEGQDPAPEGEEEEQGLALKREEEVGQGLALKREEEEGQGLAQEWGEEEERFGSPRLAGPGTARPKPDFVQLIDEHGIYSTAKLVLGSTAGELDEGVVLPPHLRRAGSQLEIREVIVDDKPFACSVCEKTFKRAWELFSHEVVHNEERPFHCDLCEASFKRHSDFKSHRLVHTEERPFHCEMCGKKFKRSSNLQEHRRIHTGERPYQCACCDKSFKTPYELQRHMLTHCTEKPFKCGDCGKDFPTSNSLLLHQRQHCDDKPHVCGVCGKKFTYGHSLKVHERVHTGDRPFVCPICGKGFKQSNALSSHERVHTGERPFVCKTCGKAFKQSSYLVIHERSHTGERPYKCEVCQKAFARPSLLLQHHRVHSEERPYKCSFCDKFFKDLAYLTVHEKVHTGETPYKCSVCDKGFAHPSNLLQHQRVHRDG